The Mangrovibacterium diazotrophicum DNA window TTTATTTTTATGCTGAAGGTGATGAAATTCTCTCATTCCGCACGCTCTTTCCCGGAATTTTGAATGGTGATAGCCGGCGTTTTGCCTGGCTTAGTGGTGCATGGACACATCCCCTGTATCGGAAGAAGAAGTTGTCGATTAATTTACTGAAAGAGGCCGCTGCTGATTGGGACGGTTGTTTGATGGCTACCAATTTTGCGCCCCTTTCCGGAAAACTATACCAGCGATCAGGACTGCTCAAATCGTTTTCTGAAATAAAGGGAAGACGGTTTTATTTGCAGCCCGATTTTCGGAAGCTTCTGGAACCGAGGCTAGGCGCTCATGCCTATTTGGGAGCGATCCCGAATGCGTTTGTGCGAACTGCTGCCGAGAGGAGAATCAGTCAATTTAAGCCAGAAGTTCCGACGGATAGGAGCTGGGAAAAAATGCCTTTCCCGGATCGGGAGTGTATGGACCTGGCGAATTCGCAGCAACCGAACTTCCTTTTTAGGCGAGGTGAGCAGGAGCTGAAGTGGATTTTAGCATATCCTTGGGTATCGACCGATGATCACACTTTCGAGACTAGCTATCCATTTAGTTCCTACTCCCGTCAGTTCGAGGTTTACATGGTCAAGTTTTTTCAGGAAGGGCAGTTTCTCGGTTTTCTGATTTATTCATTGCGAGACGGACATTTAAAACTTCTGCACCTGCATTTCAGTAGAAATTGCACCGATTTGGTCGCCTTATTTCTGACTCAAGAAGCTGTTGAGAGCCGAGTTGAAATGGTGACAATTTTACATGAGGAAGTTGCTGAACGCATATATGGACAGGAAAATCCATTTTTGTTTTCGAAAGAATTTAAGCAGAGCATCTATAGTAGCACGGCAGACCTGCCACAAAACAGTCAGATACAGCCCGGTGAGGGGGATTTTATCTTCACTTGATTCCCGCCGAAAGGGAAAAATTATGTATTTTCGGCAAAAATTTTTGACATGAAAATTCACAATCTCAGCGAATCAACATCAATCTTCAATCAATACATCTCCGAAATACGCGACGAGAATATTCAGCGTGACCCGCTTCGTTTCCGTAGAAACCTGGAACGGTTGGGCGAAGTTTTTGCCTACGAAATCAGCAAAACTTTAGAATATAAAGTTTCGGACGTGAAAACACCGCTTGGAATTGCACAGGTGCCGGTTTTGAAACAACAACCTGTTTTAGCAACAATCC harbors:
- a CDS encoding GNAT family N-acetyltransferase gives rise to the protein MELRKVRIGELKFFAESQWFQQLPVHPVSLSRVASYVANPHARPEDPVLYFYAEGDEILSFRTLFPGILNGDSRRFAWLSGAWTHPLYRKKKLSINLLKEAAADWDGCLMATNFAPLSGKLYQRSGLLKSFSEIKGRRFYLQPDFRKLLEPRLGAHAYLGAIPNAFVRTAAERRISQFKPEVPTDRSWEKMPFPDRECMDLANSQQPNFLFRRGEQELKWILAYPWVSTDDHTFETSYPFSSYSRQFEVYMVKFFQEGQFLGFLIYSLRDGHLKLLHLHFSRNCTDLVALFLTQEAVESRVEMVTILHEEVAERIYGQENPFLFSKEFKQSIYSSTADLPQNSQIQPGEGDFIFT